The proteins below come from a single Arthrobacter crystallopoietes genomic window:
- a CDS encoding PspA/IM30 family protein gives MSIGRRLSRIIRAKRSAASQEPENPISSLDGAHQHQLDLLDQARRSVADVAANRRRVELLAEQAAAEVASLNRFAEEAVQAGNDDGARQALQRSITVGKWLETLTGQRQQLDAQVRGLEQTLMRLEHGIEDSRLRYQSLKADHNAAQAALGLRETLTASGQQAAAANAAAREAEHEARRMQAQAAAYEELAWSDPNSPQVLQAFEELETRLGAEEELRQLKERRNPGQ, from the coding sequence ATGTCGATCGGACGACGCCTTTCCCGCATCATCCGAGCCAAACGGTCGGCCGCCAGCCAGGAGCCCGAGAACCCCATCAGCTCCCTCGACGGCGCCCACCAGCATCAGCTTGACCTACTGGACCAGGCCCGCCGCAGCGTCGCGGACGTCGCTGCAAACCGCCGTCGCGTGGAGCTGCTGGCCGAGCAGGCCGCCGCTGAGGTGGCTTCGCTCAACCGCTTCGCCGAAGAAGCGGTGCAGGCAGGAAACGACGACGGCGCGCGGCAGGCGCTGCAGCGCAGCATCACCGTGGGCAAGTGGCTGGAAACCTTGACGGGACAGCGCCAGCAACTGGACGCCCAAGTGCGCGGGCTCGAACAGACTCTCATGCGGCTGGAGCACGGAATCGAGGATTCCAGATTGCGCTACCAGTCCCTCAAAGCAGACCATAACGCGGCGCAGGCCGCCCTTGGGTTGCGCGAAACCCTGACCGCGTCCGGCCAGCAGGCCGCCGCCGCCAACGCCGCAGCGCGGGAAGCGGAGCACGAGGCCCGACGGATGCAGGCACAGGCCGCGGCCTACGAAGAGCTGGCATGGTCCGACCCGAACTCGCCGCAGGTCCTGCAGGCCTTCGAGGAACTGGAGACCAGGCTGGGCGCGGAAGAGGAACTCAGGCAGCTCAAGGAGCGCCGGAATCCCGGCCAATAG
- a CDS encoding MFS transporter: MKKLFAQKQPVITAARRSGAARLRALRPLGRHDFRILITALSISIFGSGMWAVTMVYQVIALGGGPAELSFVAALAGLGLVSFVLLGGIAADRLPRRLILICVEAVNLVALASVTLLALTGRLQLWHVAAAAAMLGIASAFFFPAYSAILPRILPPEELLAANGMEGTIRPVLQQAAGPAVAGMVIAATSPGHTAALIAAAHTIAFSILLRLRSGGGGAPSAPARSSVWADLREGVAYTVRTPWLLWTLLYAIVLLLLLMGPLEVLLPFAIRQQLGGGAQTFGFMLAMFGVGGAAGALTVSSFRLPRRYLTLMMLLWGFGTVPMGILGLTNSFWLMAAALATCGFTWGVAQVIWGTLLQRRVPPHLLGRVSSLDFFVSLALMPVSMALAGPVAEVVPIWLIYVVVAVASPVLAIAAILLARMPQDEIAHPMETTEGVTQRAQPPSS, from the coding sequence ATGAAGAAGCTTTTCGCACAGAAGCAACCCGTAATTACTGCTGCGCGGCGGTCCGGGGCCGCGAGGCTCCGGGCCTTGAGGCCGCTGGGCCGGCACGACTTCCGGATCCTGATCACGGCCCTGTCCATCTCCATCTTCGGCAGCGGCATGTGGGCCGTGACCATGGTCTACCAGGTCATCGCCCTCGGCGGCGGCCCGGCAGAACTGTCGTTCGTGGCCGCGCTGGCGGGTCTTGGGCTGGTCTCCTTTGTGCTCCTCGGCGGCATTGCGGCGGACCGGTTGCCCCGCAGACTGATCCTGATCTGTGTGGAAGCGGTCAACCTGGTGGCCTTGGCATCTGTCACTCTTTTGGCCCTGACCGGGCGGCTGCAGCTGTGGCATGTCGCTGCAGCTGCAGCGATGCTGGGCATCGCATCGGCCTTCTTCTTCCCGGCCTATTCCGCTATTCTGCCGCGCATCCTGCCGCCTGAGGAGCTTCTCGCCGCCAACGGCATGGAGGGCACCATCCGGCCGGTGCTGCAGCAGGCAGCCGGCCCGGCGGTCGCGGGCATGGTGATCGCAGCGACCAGCCCGGGCCACACCGCCGCGCTCATCGCCGCCGCCCACACCATTGCCTTCAGCATCCTGCTGCGTCTGCGCTCGGGTGGCGGCGGCGCACCTTCGGCACCGGCCCGTTCCTCCGTGTGGGCTGACCTGCGCGAAGGCGTTGCCTACACGGTCCGCACGCCGTGGCTGTTGTGGACGCTGCTGTACGCCATTGTCCTATTGCTCCTGCTGATGGGGCCGCTGGAAGTGCTGCTGCCCTTTGCCATCCGGCAACAACTCGGTGGCGGGGCCCAGACGTTCGGATTCATGTTGGCGATGTTCGGGGTCGGCGGCGCGGCCGGTGCGTTGACAGTGTCCAGCTTCCGGCTGCCCCGGCGTTATCTGACCCTGATGATGCTGCTGTGGGGTTTCGGGACCGTGCCGATGGGCATTCTCGGGCTGACCAACAGCTTCTGGCTCATGGCGGCAGCGCTCGCCACCTGCGGCTTCACCTGGGGCGTGGCGCAGGTCATCTGGGGAACGCTGCTGCAACGCCGGGTTCCGCCCCACCTGCTCGGCCGCGTCTCCAGCCTGGACTTCTTTGTCTCACTGGCGCTGATGCCGGTGTCGATGGCTCTCGCAGGACCGGTCGCCGAGGTGGTGCCGATCTGGCTGATCTACGTGGTGGTTGCCGTGGCGTCGCCCGTGCTCGCGATCGCCGCCATTCTCCTTGCCCGGATGCCGCAGGATGAAATCGCGCATCCAATGGAGACAACCGAAGGAGTCACACAACGCGCGCAGCCGCCGTCGTCGTGA
- a CDS encoding fatty acid desaturase family protein encodes MSITASPRNARTTRGTAASSSYSNLIKTIREAGLLRRRTSFYITLFVALCLGLAGAATGFVLLGDSWFQLIIAGVLGVLFTQLAFIAHEASHRQVFESGPANDRAGRVLANVFVGISYQWWINKHNRHHANPNTLGKDPDIEQDTISFLPEQVAERKGFMAWLTRRQGYLFFPLLTLEGLNLHATSIRYLFSRETVKGRKRELGMVFARLALYIAAIFYFLPLGMAFAFLGVQLAVFGVYMGASFAPNHKGMPLIPKDSKVDFLSRQVLTSRNIIGRTRLGNRFINGLMGGLNYQVEHHLFPSMPRPNLAHASEIVREYCATHKIPYTETTLPQSYGIVINYLNKVGLSARDPFDCPMVNTYRPR; translated from the coding sequence ATGAGCATCACAGCATCACCGCGCAATGCCCGGACAACCCGCGGAACGGCTGCCTCGAGCAGCTATTCGAATCTGATCAAGACCATCCGCGAAGCCGGCCTCTTGCGCCGTCGTACTTCTTTTTACATCACCCTCTTCGTGGCCCTCTGCCTGGGGTTGGCAGGCGCCGCCACCGGCTTCGTGCTGCTGGGCGACAGCTGGTTCCAGCTGATCATTGCCGGTGTACTGGGCGTCCTGTTCACGCAGTTGGCGTTCATTGCGCACGAGGCCTCGCACCGGCAGGTGTTCGAATCGGGTCCGGCGAATGACCGTGCCGGCCGCGTGCTGGCCAACGTCTTTGTCGGCATCAGCTACCAGTGGTGGATTAACAAGCACAACCGCCACCACGCCAACCCCAACACCTTGGGCAAGGACCCGGATATCGAGCAGGACACCATTTCGTTCCTGCCGGAGCAGGTCGCCGAGCGCAAGGGCTTCATGGCCTGGTTGACCCGCCGCCAGGGCTACCTGTTCTTCCCGCTGCTCACGCTCGAGGGCCTGAACCTGCACGCCACGTCCATCCGGTACCTGTTCTCGCGCGAGACCGTCAAGGGCCGCAAGCGCGAACTGGGCATGGTGTTTGCCCGGCTGGCCTTGTACATCGCGGCCATCTTCTACTTCCTGCCGCTCGGCATGGCCTTCGCCTTTCTCGGCGTGCAGCTGGCCGTCTTCGGCGTCTACATGGGTGCGTCCTTTGCGCCGAACCACAAGGGCATGCCGCTGATCCCCAAGGATTCCAAGGTGGACTTCCTTAGCCGCCAGGTCCTGACCAGCCGCAATATCATTGGCCGCACCCGATTGGGCAACCGCTTCATCAACGGCCTGATGGGCGGGCTGAACTACCAGGTGGAGCACCACCTCTTCCCAAGCATGCCGCGGCCCAACCTGGCTCACGCCAGCGAGATCGTCCGCGAATACTGCGCCACGCACAAGATCCCCTACACAGAGACCACGTTGCCGCAGTCGTATGGCATTGTGATCAACTACCTCAACAAGGTGGGCCTGTCGGCGCGGGATCCGTTCGATTGCCCGATGGTCAACACCTACCGCCCGCGGTAA
- a CDS encoding cold-shock protein, translating to MATGTVKWFNSEKGFGFIAPDDGSADVFAHYSAIEANGGYRELREEQKVEFETTQGPKGLQAANIRSL from the coding sequence ATGGCAACAGGAACCGTGAAATGGTTTAATTCCGAAAAGGGCTTCGGCTTCATCGCTCCGGACGACGGCTCTGCCGACGTTTTCGCTCACTACTCGGCTATCGAAGCCAATGGTGGCTACCGCGAACTGCGCGAAGAGCAGAAGGTCGAGTTCGAGACCACCCAGGGCCCCAAGGGCCTGCAGGCAGCGAACATCCGCTCCCTCTAA